One genomic window of Sodaliphilus pleomorphus includes the following:
- a CDS encoding IMPACT family protein produces the protein MSDFFRTIQAESRGLYKEKMSKFISFAVPVVTADQARAVVKRIANEYHDARHCCWAYMIGTARNEYLSSDNGEPSGTAGKPILGQINSYGLTNVVIVVVRYFGGIKLGTSGLIGAYREAARQAIASAVIVECHEQARVTFNFPYLSMNDVMKIVKADEKIHVIDQKFDNDCLMTLETDADRLPPLKQRLLDVTGLAVISG, from the coding sequence ATGAGCGATTTTTTCAGAACCATTCAAGCCGAGTCGCGAGGCCTATACAAGGAGAAAATGAGCAAGTTTATCTCCTTTGCTGTCCCTGTCGTCACGGCCGACCAGGCTCGTGCAGTGGTGAAGCGCATAGCCAACGAGTACCACGACGCTCGGCATTGCTGCTGGGCCTATATGATAGGCACTGCCCGCAACGAGTATCTCTCGAGCGACAACGGCGAGCCCTCGGGCACGGCAGGCAAGCCCATCTTGGGGCAAATCAACTCCTATGGCCTGACCAACGTCGTGATTGTTGTCGTGCGCTACTTCGGCGGCATCAAGCTGGGCACCTCGGGCCTTATAGGCGCTTACCGTGAAGCGGCGCGCCAGGCCATTGCCAGTGCCGTGATTGTGGAGTGTCACGAGCAGGCACGTGTCACTTTCAATTTCCCCTACTTGAGCATGAACGATGTGATGAAGATTGTGAAGGCCGACGAGAAGATCCACGTGATCGACCAGAAGTTTGACAACGACTGCCTGATGACGCTCGAAACCGATGCCGACCGCCTGCCGCCATTGAAGCAGCGGTTGCTCGATGTCACGGGGCTGGCTGTCATCTCGGGCTGA
- a CDS encoding cytochrome c biogenesis protein ResB codes for MWKKPWSPKEGITIGGGLVIVGVLLQFSVGPVNWDVFAWPVNIFMMAIYVLLLALGYAVKDKVYAIRYLMSWKAAVPTLVYATVLAAIMGVTQQVSAQAAPLDPLGLSKMLSFWPFVLIFFLLTTILGLVAVKQTAHLSWARVPSLASHIGLFLVIVCGTLGSADMQRLKMFCEYGQPEWRGLDSNNQVHNLDVAIQLDKFIMEQYKEDKMPKRFASEVEIMTQDGKHIQATIDVNKPYSVNGWKIYQYGYDQAMGPMSQYSVFELVRDPWLTPVYAGFGLLCIGAIGMLAGAKSRKEAKA; via the coding sequence ATGTGGAAAAAACCATGGTCGCCTAAAGAAGGCATAACAATTGGAGGAGGACTTGTAATAGTTGGAGTCCTTCTCCAATTTTCGGTAGGCCCAGTAAACTGGGACGTATTTGCCTGGCCAGTCAACATCTTCATGATGGCCATCTATGTCCTGCTGCTGGCATTGGGCTATGCAGTCAAGGACAAAGTGTATGCAATAAGATATCTCATGAGCTGGAAAGCAGCAGTGCCCACGCTGGTCTATGCAACAGTTCTCGCCGCGATAATGGGCGTCACGCAGCAAGTGAGCGCACAAGCCGCACCTCTCGACCCCCTCGGGTTGAGCAAGATGCTGTCGTTCTGGCCATTTGTCTTGATTTTCTTTTTGCTCACAACCATATTAGGACTTGTAGCAGTAAAGCAGACTGCGCACTTGAGCTGGGCCAGGGTGCCCTCACTGGCAAGCCACATAGGGCTGTTTTTGGTCATCGTGTGCGGCACACTCGGCTCGGCCGACATGCAACGGCTCAAGATGTTTTGCGAGTATGGCCAGCCCGAGTGGAGAGGGCTCGACAGCAACAACCAGGTGCACAACCTGGATGTGGCTATCCAGCTCGACAAGTTCATCATGGAACAGTACAAAGAAGACAAGATGCCAAAGCGCTTTGCCTCGGAGGTTGAAATCATGACCCAAGACGGCAAACACATCCAAGCCACCATCGACGTGAATAAGCCCTATAGCGTGAACGGATGGAAGATATACCAGTATGGCTACGACCAGGCCATGGGCCCGATGAGCCAGTATAGTGTGTTTGAACTTGTGCGCGACCCGTGGCTCACGCCCGTGTATGCAGGCTTCGGGCTGCTTTGCATAGGTGCAATAGGCATGCTGGCTGGGGCAAAGTCAAGGAAGGAGGCAAAGGCATGA
- a CDS encoding tyrosine-protein phosphatase, whose protein sequence is MFDFFKKKKNDATLFYHTDVHCHILPGVDHGSASVSDSLEMLRAELDMGVNRVILTSHTTAETFENTPETLSAAFTLLKQAVADAGLDIELHLSSEYRIDEYWNKLYAAGRVLPMPGNYILLENSFTQELIEIDQLLFDLQCKGFHPILAHPERYHYYYDRRERYGRLHANGVSFQLNILSLAGYFGSGAREIALWLIKNNLVDMLGSDMHNLQHAEIIKDYIASRDWKKISSKIQGRIVNDMVR, encoded by the coding sequence ATGTTTGATTTTTTTAAGAAGAAAAAAAACGACGCCACTCTGTTTTATCACACCGATGTGCACTGCCACATCCTGCCTGGCGTTGACCACGGCTCGGCCTCGGTGAGCGATTCGCTCGAGATGCTCAGGGCCGAGCTCGACATGGGCGTGAATCGTGTGATCTTGACGTCGCACACTACTGCCGAAACCTTTGAAAACACTCCCGAGACCCTCTCGGCCGCCTTTACCTTGCTCAAGCAGGCCGTTGCCGATGCCGGTCTCGACATCGAGTTGCATCTGTCTTCAGAATATCGCATCGACGAGTATTGGAACAAGCTCTATGCTGCTGGCCGCGTGCTGCCCATGCCTGGCAACTACATCCTGCTCGAGAACTCATTCACCCAGGAGCTCATCGAGATCGACCAGCTGCTCTTCGACTTGCAGTGCAAGGGGTTTCATCCCATCTTGGCACATCCCGAGCGCTACCACTACTACTACGACCGTCGTGAGCGCTATGGGCGCCTGCATGCCAACGGGGTGAGCTTCCAGCTCAATATTCTCTCGCTGGCAGGCTACTTTGGGTCGGGCGCAAGAGAGATTGCGCTGTGGCTCATCAAGAACAACCTCGTCGACATGCTGGGTAGCGACATGCACAACCTGCAGCATGCCGAGATTATCAAGGATTATATCGCAAGCCGCGACTGGAAAAAGATTTCGTCCAAAATACAGGGCCGCATCGTCAACGACATGGTGCGCTGA
- a CDS encoding acyl-[acyl-carrier-protein] thioesterase, which produces METNNSKKFTQKYLLTAAECNPEREMPLTLVMSRIIEVATLHANAWGVGYSKLIEANQGWVLSRVTVEMTRYPRVNEQYSFTTWIENYNRHFSQRNMEICDKDGVVIGGVRTIWMVINYATREGVDISKLSYISNNISDRKSSVAPQGRLHMVTEATKSTSYTFKYTDCDINRHVNTVKYLELLMNQFPLEKYDKQLVRRLEIAFMHETRCGDTVEVNLNDNDGLDCKLSVDSGRLSHCRARFCFSPR; this is translated from the coding sequence ATGGAAACAAACAACAGCAAAAAATTCACGCAAAAATACCTTCTCACAGCTGCCGAGTGCAATCCTGAGAGAGAGATGCCCCTCACGCTGGTGATGAGCCGCATCATCGAGGTAGCCACCCTGCATGCCAATGCATGGGGAGTGGGCTACAGCAAGCTCATAGAGGCAAACCAAGGCTGGGTACTCTCGAGAGTGACCGTAGAGATGACACGATATCCACGAGTGAACGAGCAGTACAGCTTCACCACATGGATCGAGAACTACAACCGCCACTTCTCGCAGCGCAACATGGAAATATGCGACAAAGACGGCGTGGTGATAGGCGGTGTGCGCACAATATGGATGGTAATAAACTATGCCACCCGCGAGGGAGTAGATATTTCAAAGCTGAGTTACATAAGCAACAATATTTCGGACCGAAAAAGCAGCGTTGCCCCGCAAGGCCGCCTGCACATGGTGACCGAAGCCACAAAAAGCACCAGCTACACATTCAAGTACACCGATTGCGACATCAACCGACATGTAAACACAGTGAAGTATCTCGAATTGCTCATGAATCAATTCCCGCTTGAAAAATATGACAAGCAACTGGTGCGCCGCCTCGAAATCGCCTTCATGCACGAGACCCGTTGCGGCGACACTGTGGAAGTAAACCTCAACGACAACGATGGGCTCGACTGCAAGCTGTCGGTCGACAGCGGCAGGCTGAGCCACTGCCGGGCCCGGTTCTGTTTCAGCCCGAGATGA
- a CDS encoding cytochrome c biogenesis protein translates to MIWDYFIYFAIAAIVLWCVGAWASWQKRFTLACTTTLAGILIFLVYIVIMWVALQRPPMRTMGETRLWYSLFLPMTGMVVYGRWRYRWILPLTTIMAIVFVGINLLRPEIHSKALMPALQSPWFAPHVIAYMIAYALMGAATLIAIYELAFRKKTASGTSGQSKDDLVCAGLALLTLGMLMGALWAKEAWGHYWAWDPKETWAAVTWLSYLAYLHLARYDKQHQRLACWMLIVSFCLLQMCWWGINYLPSAQATSVHTYSMQ, encoded by the coding sequence ATGATTTGGGACTACTTCATCTATTTTGCCATAGCAGCTATAGTGCTGTGGTGTGTGGGCGCATGGGCCTCGTGGCAAAAGCGTTTCACACTGGCCTGCACAACGACACTGGCAGGCATCCTCATTTTTCTCGTCTACATTGTCATCATGTGGGTAGCACTGCAACGGCCTCCCATGCGCACCATGGGCGAGACACGGCTGTGGTACTCGCTTTTCCTTCCCATGACAGGCATGGTCGTGTATGGGCGATGGCGCTATCGCTGGATATTGCCGCTCACCACCATCATGGCCATCGTTTTTGTAGGCATCAACCTGCTACGGCCCGAAATACACAGCAAAGCCCTCATGCCCGCACTGCAGAGCCCATGGTTTGCGCCCCACGTCATTGCCTACATGATAGCCTATGCACTCATGGGGGCAGCCACGCTCATTGCCATCTATGAGCTGGCATTCAGGAAAAAGACAGCTTCGGGCACAAGCGGCCAATCAAAAGACGACCTGGTGTGTGCCGGGCTGGCACTGCTCACACTGGGCATGCTCATGGGAGCATTGTGGGCCAAAGAAGCCTGGGGACACTACTGGGCTTGGGACCCCAAAGAGACATGGGCAGCAGTCACGTGGCTGTCGTATTTGGCCTACCTGCACCTTGCGCGCTACGACAAGCAGCATCAACGGCTGGCCTGCTGGATGCTCATCGTGAGTTTTTGCCTCTTGCAGATGTGCTGGTGGGGCATCAACTACTTGCCATCGGCCCAGGCTACAAGCGTGCACACCTACTCGATGCAATAG
- a CDS encoding zinc-ribbon domain-containing protein has protein sequence MKNICNHCGQVIPDGAKVCPNCGTPAANVSHDEKKIWERDDLKPAQESDVLDTQESLGSGITPPPFHEAEKRHRRKFFWVAITLGAIAVVLIIIMLIAWLASHSSVHYSHYTTREHTTVTHTPNGTITVTTSGNMSDAQADSMMQAAMAEMQQTDSAMQAMMNSMMGGADPFASEIEGEMPSRHMAQQHHASTPTMPTLAGHIGKREFVMVLNLKDPQNVKGSGSYVANGKEQGKLHLLGIQDGEALTVSIYGKGNKLQGTLSGSYDGIQYQGSYQVDGKETPFDLYVR, from the coding sequence ATGAAAAATATATGCAATCATTGCGGGCAAGTCATCCCCGACGGGGCCAAAGTGTGTCCCAATTGCGGCACACCCGCGGCCAATGTCTCTCATGATGAAAAAAAAATATGGGAACGCGACGACCTGAAGCCCGCACAGGAGTCCGATGTGCTTGACACCCAGGAGTCTCTCGGGTCAGGCATCACCCCTCCCCCATTCCACGAAGCTGAAAAGCGTCACCGACGCAAGTTCTTCTGGGTTGCCATTACACTTGGAGCCATAGCTGTTGTGCTCATCATCATCATGCTCATCGCTTGGCTGGCCAGCCACAGCAGCGTGCACTACTCTCACTATACCACACGAGAGCACACCACAGTGACCCACACACCCAATGGTACAATCACGGTGACTACAAGCGGCAACATGAGCGATGCACAAGCCGACTCGATGATGCAGGCCGCCATGGCCGAAATGCAGCAGACCGACAGTGCCATGCAAGCCATGATGAACTCGATGATGGGCGGAGCCGATCCCTTTGCCAGCGAGATAGAGGGCGAAATGCCCTCGAGACACATGGCTCAACAACACCATGCTTCTACACCGACGATGCCCACCCTGGCAGGCCACATTGGAAAACGGGAATTTGTGATGGTGCTTAATCTTAAGGACCCGCAGAACGTGAAAGGCTCGGGCAGCTATGTAGCCAACGGCAAGGAGCAAGGCAAGCTGCACTTGCTGGGCATACAAGACGGCGAGGCACTCACAGTGTCGATTTACGGCAAGGGCAACAAGCTGCAAGGCACCCTCTCGGGGAGCTACGACGGGATACAGTACCAAGGCAGCTACCAAGTCGACGGCAAGGAGACGCCCTTCGACCTCTATGTGAGATAG
- a CDS encoding YggS family pyridoxal phosphate-dependent enzyme translates to MSIGENISKITSQLPEGVKLVAVSKYHPVEKLQEAYDAGQRLFGENHAQEMVKKHPQLPPDIEWHMIGHLQTNKVRMIMPVVTLIESIDSVKLLKTVEKEAARIGRSVDVLLQLHVAQEETKSGFSIEELLNAATQGQLEGYDHVRITGVMAMATNTPDVKQVAHEFGMVRHTYDLLKKEFFTYPEFKDVSMGMSHDWKIAVDQGSTMVRIGTDIFGPREY, encoded by the coding sequence ATGTCGATAGGAGAAAACATAAGCAAAATCACGTCGCAGCTACCCGAGGGGGTGAAACTGGTGGCTGTGTCAAAGTATCATCCCGTCGAGAAGCTGCAAGAGGCCTACGACGCTGGTCAACGCCTGTTTGGAGAAAATCATGCCCAGGAAATGGTGAAAAAGCACCCCCAGCTCCCGCCCGATATCGAGTGGCACATGATAGGGCACTTGCAAACCAACAAGGTGCGCATGATCATGCCAGTAGTGACACTCATCGAGAGCATCGACAGCGTGAAGCTGCTCAAAACTGTAGAAAAAGAGGCCGCTCGCATAGGGCGAAGCGTGGATGTGCTGCTCCAGCTGCACGTGGCCCAAGAAGAGACCAAGAGTGGTTTCAGCATCGAGGAGCTGCTCAACGCGGCCACCCAGGGCCAGCTCGAGGGCTATGACCACGTGCGCATCACAGGAGTGATGGCCATGGCCACCAACACCCCCGACGTGAAACAAGTGGCCCACGAGTTCGGCATGGTGCGACACACCTACGACCTGCTCAAGAAGGAATTTTTCACCTACCCTGAGTTCAAGGATGTGAGCATGGGCATGAGCCACGACTGGAAGATAGCCGTCGACCAAGGCTCGACGATGGTGCGCATAGGCACCGACATCTTCGGGCCAAGAGAATACTGA
- a CDS encoding DUF4494 domain-containing protein, with protein sequence MSQWFETKVKYDKTLETGNIKTVTEPYLVDALSFTEAEARITEEMQPYISGEFTVSAVKKVRLDDIFYDDSGDKWYKVKINMITIDEKTAAEKRTPSYYLVQASEFKYALETFMKGMNGTMFDYEIAQITETPLLDVFAANLKETLADKAARQNAQDSAQQ encoded by the coding sequence ATGTCACAATGGTTTGAAACAAAAGTAAAATACGATAAAACACTCGAAACTGGCAACATAAAGACGGTAACCGAGCCCTATCTGGTCGACGCGCTTTCGTTTACCGAGGCCGAGGCAAGAATCACCGAAGAAATGCAGCCCTACATCTCAGGCGAGTTCACCGTGTCGGCAGTCAAGAAAGTGCGTCTCGACGACATCTTCTACGACGACAGCGGCGACAAGTGGTACAAAGTGAAAATCAACATGATCACCATCGACGAGAAGACAGCTGCCGAGAAGCGCACCCCATCCTACTATCTGGTGCAGGCCAGCGAGTTCAAGTATGCCCTCGAGACCTTCATGAAGGGGATGAACGGCACCATGTTTGACTACGAAATCGCCCAGATTACCGAGACGCCGCTTCTCGACGTCTTTGCTGCCAACCTGAAAGAAACACTGGCCGACAAGGCTGCCCGCCAGAACGCGCAAGACAGCGCCCAGCAGTAG
- a CDS encoding AAA family ATPase — protein sequence MENDKTYVIAIGRQFGCGGREIGQLIAKGLGVAYYDKELLSEAAKSSGVNEDFFEAADERSPRFFSSLWSFNLGYNTGAYFIGDTPLSDDSIYRAQSEVMTQLADRGPCVIVGRTADYLLRDHCKVVSVFVHSSIEDRVQRIMSRGDAKTEKEAREKAEKKNKLRAEYYNFYTDKKWGDAASYDLSIDASLLGTQATAMFIIDFVKKIINKK from the coding sequence ATGGAAAATGACAAAACTTATGTAATAGCCATAGGTCGCCAGTTTGGTTGCGGAGGGCGAGAAATAGGACAGCTCATAGCCAAAGGGCTGGGCGTTGCCTACTATGACAAGGAACTGCTGAGCGAGGCTGCCAAGTCGAGCGGGGTGAACGAAGACTTCTTTGAAGCGGCCGACGAGCGGTCGCCTCGCTTCTTCTCGAGCCTGTGGTCGTTCAACCTGGGCTACAACACAGGGGCCTACTTCATAGGCGACACGCCGCTGAGCGACGACAGCATATACCGCGCCCAAAGCGAAGTGATGACACAGCTGGCCGACCGCGGTCCATGCGTGATTGTGGGACGCACGGCCGACTACCTGCTGCGCGACCATTGCAAGGTGGTGAGCGTGTTTGTCCACTCCTCGATTGAAGACCGCGTGCAGCGCATCATGAGCCGCGGCGATGCCAAAACCGAGAAAGAGGCCCGCGAGAAGGCCGAAAAGAAAAACAAGCTGCGTGCCGAGTACTACAATTTCTACACCGACAAGAAATGGGGCGATGCTGCAAGCTACGACTTGAGCATCGATGCCTCGCTGCTGGGCACACAGGCCACAGCAATGTTCATCATCGACTTTGTAAAGAAAATCATCAACAAAAAATGA
- the nrfH gene encoding cytochrome c nitrite reductase small subunit: MKLKEKIKAIPSYFSYRQKVTLVSILGVIAGLCILFAYLLRMHTYIIGDDPAACVNCHIMSTYYATWSHSSHGRDVTCNDCHVPNDNIVSHYAFKGTDGMKHVAYFVTHSERQAIMAEEGSKEVIMDNCIRCHKQLNQEFVKTGRIDYMMAKRGEGKACWDCHRNVPHGGMNSLSSTPMAESQVPLPPDPVPAWLQRALGHDPGKMTN; this comes from the coding sequence ATGAAGCTGAAAGAGAAGATAAAAGCTATACCCAGCTACTTCAGCTACCGACAAAAAGTGACGCTGGTCTCGATACTTGGAGTGATCGCAGGCCTGTGCATTCTGTTTGCCTATCTTCTCCGCATGCACACCTATATCATAGGTGATGACCCGGCAGCATGTGTAAACTGCCACATCATGTCGACCTACTATGCTACCTGGAGCCACTCGTCACACGGTCGTGACGTGACTTGCAACGACTGTCATGTGCCCAATGACAACATCGTGTCGCACTATGCCTTCAAGGGCACCGACGGCATGAAGCACGTGGCCTATTTTGTGACCCACAGCGAGCGGCAGGCCATCATGGCCGAAGAAGGGAGCAAAGAGGTGATCATGGACAACTGCATACGTTGTCACAAGCAGCTCAACCAAGAATTTGTGAAGACGGGGCGCATCGACTACATGATGGCCAAGCGCGGAGAGGGCAAAGCCTGTTGGGACTGTCACCGCAATGTGCCTCATGGCGGCATGAACTCGCTCAGCTCGACGCCCATGGCCGAGAGTCAAGTGCCACTGCCCCCCGACCCCGTGCCTGCGTGGCTGCAACGAGCCTTGGGGCATGATCCTGGCAAAATGACAAATTGA
- the nrfA gene encoding ammonia-forming cytochrome c nitrite reductase, whose amino-acid sequence MAKQLKKWQGWLIFGGSMVIVFVLGLLCSSLLQRRAEVASVFNNRRTPMTDSIVAQNEKFAKDFPREYESWAMTADTSFESEFNGSQRKDALEQHPEMVILWDGYAFSKEYNTPRGHHHAIDDMREILRTGNPGIDGDGDIQPGTCWTCKGPDVPRLMREKGIKNFYAAKWSQWGSEVVNSIGCSDCHDARTMDLKPSRPALYEAWARAGKDVKKASHQELRSLVCAQCHTEYYFAGEGKYLTFPQDNGMSVEDMEAYYDKINFKDFVNPLSKTPILKAQHPGYELFTMGIHGQRGVSCADCHMPYISEGGVKYTDHHIMSPLAHIDRTCQTCHRESADTLRQAVYERQRKCNEIRVRVEKALAAAHIEAKFAFDHGATDAEMKPVQSLIRKSQWRWDYAVASHGASFHAPQEVMRILGHALDFAQQARLANAKVLAKHGYTGDVPLPDLSTKAKAEAFIGQNLPLLQQKKKKFLDTVVPQWVKSAKKNKKLIEI is encoded by the coding sequence ATGGCAAAGCAACTGAAAAAATGGCAAGGGTGGCTCATCTTCGGAGGATCGATGGTGATTGTCTTCGTTCTGGGCCTTCTATGTTCATCGCTGCTGCAACGCAGGGCCGAGGTAGCAAGCGTGTTCAACAACCGTCGCACCCCCATGACCGACTCAATCGTAGCGCAAAACGAGAAGTTTGCCAAGGACTTCCCGCGCGAGTATGAGTCGTGGGCCATGACGGCCGACACATCATTTGAAAGCGAGTTTAACGGTTCACAGCGCAAGGACGCTCTTGAGCAGCACCCCGAGATGGTGATCTTGTGGGATGGATACGCCTTCAGCAAGGAGTACAACACGCCGCGCGGTCATCACCATGCCATCGATGACATGCGAGAGATACTGCGCACCGGCAATCCGGGAATCGATGGCGACGGCGACATCCAACCAGGCACCTGCTGGACGTGCAAGGGTCCCGACGTGCCTCGACTCATGCGCGAGAAGGGCATCAAGAACTTCTATGCTGCCAAGTGGAGCCAATGGGGCTCGGAAGTGGTGAACTCGATAGGCTGCTCCGACTGCCACGACGCCCGCACGATGGACTTGAAGCCATCGCGGCCTGCCCTATACGAGGCATGGGCACGTGCAGGAAAAGACGTGAAAAAAGCCTCTCACCAAGAATTGCGCTCGCTCGTGTGCGCCCAGTGCCACACCGAGTACTACTTTGCAGGCGAAGGCAAGTACCTCACTTTCCCCCAAGACAACGGCATGAGTGTAGAGGACATGGAAGCCTACTACGACAAGATCAATTTCAAGGACTTTGTGAACCCGCTTTCAAAGACTCCTATCTTGAAAGCACAGCATCCAGGATATGAACTTTTCACAATGGGTATACACGGCCAGCGCGGCGTGAGCTGTGCCGACTGCCACATGCCCTACATAAGCGAAGGCGGAGTCAAGTACACCGACCACCACATCATGAGCCCGCTCGCCCACATCGACCGCACGTGCCAGACTTGCCACCGGGAGAGTGCCGACACACTGCGCCAGGCCGTGTATGAGCGTCAGCGCAAGTGCAACGAGATAAGGGTGCGGGTAGAGAAAGCACTTGCAGCAGCCCATATCGAGGCAAAATTTGCCTTCGACCACGGTGCCACCGATGCCGAGATGAAACCCGTGCAAAGCCTGATACGCAAGAGCCAGTGGCGTTGGGACTATGCAGTAGCCAGCCACGGCGCCTCGTTCCACGCTCCTCAAGAGGTGATGCGCATTTTGGGACATGCCCTCGACTTTGCACAACAAGCCCGTCTGGCCAATGCCAAGGTGCTTGCCAAGCACGGCTACACAGGCGACGTGCCGCTGCCCGACCTATCGACCAAGGCCAAGGCTGAAGCCTTCATAGGTCAAAACCTGCCGTTGCTGCAACAGAAGAAGAAAAAATTTCTCGACACCGTGGTCCCGCAATGGGTCAAGAGTGCCAAGAAAAACAAGAAACTCATTGAAATCTAA
- a CDS encoding MFS transporter, whose protein sequence is MAQQKKQWVAIIMMFLLFAMIAFVTNLCNPMAVITKNQFHISNFQAQLGNTANFIAYLVMGIPSGLLLKKIGYKNTALLAIAIGFVGVFLEYVSGWDSVQSFWVYLLGAFIAGFCMCMLNTVVNPMLNTLGGGGNKGNQLIQFGGACNSFAATIVTILVGALVGDTAKASISDANPALFIALGVFALVFVVLALVKIPEPVTNVVKSEGNTTTGAFKYRHFNLGILAIFLYLGVEVGLPTYVLQYLSTPTNAATPGFGMDAGIAATIAGVYWLLMLVGRLVGGAIGGKVSSRTQVSFLASVVIVFVLIGMFAPTGVHVPIIGFEGSSGSLTTAKVPVGILFLVLGGLCTSVMWGGIFNMAVEGLGKYTEFASGMFMTMVVGGGILVPLQGWVADVTGSFLTSYTVVLVCAAYILFYARVGSKTNLKAKA, encoded by the coding sequence ATGGCTCAACAAAAAAAACAATGGGTAGCCATCATCATGATGTTTCTACTCTTCGCAATGATTGCATTTGTCACCAACCTGTGCAATCCTATGGCAGTGATTACCAAAAACCAGTTTCACATCTCCAACTTCCAGGCACAGCTCGGTAATACGGCCAACTTCATAGCCTACTTGGTGATGGGTATACCGTCGGGACTGCTGCTCAAGAAAATTGGTTATAAGAACACAGCCCTGCTGGCAATCGCAATAGGCTTTGTTGGCGTGTTTCTGGAATATGTGTCAGGATGGGACAGCGTGCAAAGCTTCTGGGTTTACCTTCTGGGCGCATTCATTGCCGGATTCTGCATGTGCATGCTCAACACTGTAGTCAACCCCATGCTCAACACCCTGGGCGGCGGCGGCAACAAGGGCAACCAGCTCATCCAGTTCGGCGGTGCCTGCAACTCGTTTGCAGCAACAATTGTCACCATCTTGGTAGGCGCGCTTGTGGGCGACACGGCCAAGGCCTCGATCTCTGATGCCAACCCGGCACTGTTTATCGCTCTTGGCGTGTTTGCACTCGTGTTTGTAGTGCTTGCGCTCGTCAAGATACCCGAGCCTGTGACCAACGTCGTCAAGAGCGAGGGCAACACCACAACAGGCGCTTTCAAATACCGCCATTTCAACCTTGGCATTCTTGCCATCTTCCTGTATTTGGGCGTTGAGGTGGGTCTGCCCACCTATGTGCTTCAGTACCTGTCGACGCCCACCAATGCGGCCACGCCAGGTTTCGGCATGGATGCTGGGATTGCAGCTACCATTGCCGGCGTATACTGGCTGCTTATGCTTGTGGGCCGTCTCGTGGGCGGCGCCATAGGCGGCAAGGTGAGCAGCCGCACGCAGGTGAGCTTCTTGGCAAGCGTTGTGATCGTGTTTGTGCTCATCGGCATGTTTGCCCCTACAGGCGTCCATGTTCCCATCATCGGCTTCGAGGGCTCGAGCGGCTCGCTCACCACGGCAAAGGTTCCCGTGGGCATCTTGTTTCTGGTGCTTGGCGGCCTGTGCACATCGGTCATGTGGGGCGGCATCTTCAACATGGCAGTTGAAGGCCTCGGCAAGTACACCGAGTTTGCCAGCGGCATGTTCATGACCATGGTTGTGGGCGGCGGCATCCTTGTTCCGCTCCAGGGCTGGGTAGCCGATGTGACAGGCAGCTTCCTGACCAGCTACACCGTGGTGCTTGTGTGCGCAGCCTACATTCTCTTCTATGCGCGTGTGGGCAGCAAGACCAATTTGAAGGCCAAGGCCTGA